One segment of bacterium DNA contains the following:
- a CDS encoding TIGR03936 family radical SAM-associated protein — protein sequence MNSVQRVRIEYSKKGPIRYIGHLDLMHTFFRALKRANLPVSYTQGFNPRIKCSFSPALPLGFASEAEYIELYLDKKIDISSSTGNLQKELPEGLTVRDMEKLPLFGKSNNVKIKTVTYRINLQQFFGKSTVPGQANKEDIEVKIRNFLDKEEILLINKKGRRINVRPLILSIEMEKDWNIRLLLKVRGGFNFNPRIIIKTLLGVEEKDLAFVEFTREKFLF from the coding sequence ATGAACAGTGTTCAAAGAGTTAGAATAGAATATAGCAAAAAAGGGCCCATTCGTTATATAGGGCATCTGGACTTAATGCATACGTTCTTTCGCGCCCTCAAAAGAGCCAACTTACCAGTAAGTTACACTCAGGGATTTAATCCGCGGATTAAATGTTCTTTTTCACCTGCTCTTCCTTTAGGATTCGCCAGTGAGGCTGAATATATAGAACTATATCTGGATAAGAAAATAGACATTTCCAGTTCGACAGGTAATCTACAGAAAGAATTACCCGAGGGACTGACTGTTCGCGATATGGAAAAACTTCCCTTGTTCGGTAAGTCCAACAATGTAAAGATAAAAACGGTTACATATAGAATTAATCTTCAGCAATTTTTTGGGAAATCCACAGTTCCGGGTCAAGCAAACAAGGAAGATATAGAAGTAAAGATAAGAAATTTTCTGGATAAAGAAGAGATTCTCCTTATAAATAAGAAGGGAAGGAGAATAAATGTCCGCCCTCTAATTTTAAGTATAGAAATGGAGAAAGACTGGAACATTAGACTGTTGCTGAAGGTAAGAGGGGGTTTCAATTTCAATCCCAGAATAATCATCAAGACACTTCTGGGAGTGGAGGAGAAAGATTTAGCTTTTGTCGAGTTTACCAGAGAGAAATTCTTATTTTAA